A section of the Triplophysa dalaica isolate WHDGS20190420 chromosome 8, ASM1584641v1, whole genome shotgun sequence genome encodes:
- the LOC130427554 gene encoding uncharacterized protein LOC130427554, with protein sequence MNQPKRNRAGRTDEWEIAATRGHQAHVLFGLRQQGRFITNFALDFLASARSSGFNEAEPCWNPEWSREQSRVHFPTGLVSIPEGRTLQIGIVGLSPHPSPSPPSTSLQRRRQRRESWDSPSDSSNTELTVSSTDSLQPAIPPVSRSRRKKLRRAARVLGDPVPEVPSPEVPSPEVPSPEVPSPEVPSPEVPSPEVPSPEVPSPEVVSNPKYFLGGRHGDVTVRVASPAADSLQQPAPSPVQQPAPSPVQQPASSPVQQPAPNAAQPVFQPRHASCPGRHALSSRNPVRRHALSSRNPVRRQALSSRNPVRRQALSSRNPLRRQALSSRNPVRRPALSTRNPVRRQAPSSRNPVLKHFLSHETAHIVL encoded by the exons ATGAACCAGCCCAAAAGGAACCGAGCAGGTAGAACGGACGAATGGGAGATTGCTGCAACAAGAGGCCACCAAGCCCACGTGTTGTTTGGCCTCAGGCAGCAGGGGAGGTTCATAACGAACTTTGCCTTGGACTTCCTGGCTTCAGCGCGGTCCTCGGGGTTCAACGAAGCTGA ACCTTGCTGGAATCCTGAGTGGTCCAGAGAGCAATCCAGAGTGCATTTTCCCACGGGGCTAGTCTCGATTCCAGAGGGCCGTACCCTTCAGATTGGGATCGTGGGTCTCTCCCCACACCCTTCTCCCTCTCCCCCATCCACCAGTCTCCAAAGACGGCGTCAACGGAGGGagtcgtgggactccccgtcTGACTCCTCGAACACGGAGCTAACCGTGTCTTCCACCGATTCTCTGCAGCCGGCCATACCCCCTGTGAGCAGATCCAGGAGAAAGAAACTCCGGAGGGCGGCTCGAGTCCTGGGGGACCCAGttccggaggtcccgagtccggaggtcccgagtccggaggtcccgagtccggaggtcccgagtccggaggtcccgagtccggaggtcccgagtccggaggtcccgagtccggaggtcccgagtccggaggtggtgtcaaaccccaaatattttttgggggggcgccatGGGGATGTGACGGTCCGAGTGGCCAGTCCGGCCGCAGATTCtctccagcaaccggcaccaagcccggtccagcaaccggcaccaagcccggtccagcaaccggcatcaagcccggtccagcaaccggcaccgaACGCTGCCCAGCCAGTTTTCCAGCCGCGTCATGCGTCATGCCCAGGGCGTCATGCCCTGTCCAGCCGGAATCCAGTTCGGCGTCATGCCCTGTCCAGCCGAAATCCAgtccggcgtcaagccctgtccagccggaaTCCAGTCCGGCGTCAAGCACTGTCCAGCCGGAATCCACTCCGGCGTCAAGCACTGTCCAGCCGGAATCCAGTCCGGCGTCCAGCCCTGTCCACCCGGAATCCAGTCCGCCGTCAAGCCCCGTCCAGCCGGAATCCAGTCCTCAAACACTTCTTGAGTCATGAGACAGCACATATAGTCCTATAG